A stretch of Mastomys coucha isolate ucsf_1 unplaced genomic scaffold, UCSF_Mcou_1 pScaffold3, whole genome shotgun sequence DNA encodes these proteins:
- the Srf gene encoding serum response factor isoform X1 produces MLPSQAGAAAALGRGSALGGSLNRTPTGRPSGGGGGGTRGANGGRVPGNGAGLGQSRLEREAAAAAAPTAGALYSGSEGDSESGEEEELGAERRGLKRSLSEMELGVVVGGPEAAAAAAGGYGTVSGAVSGAKPGKKTRGRVKIKMEFIDNKLRRYTTFSKRKTGIMKKAYELSTLTGTQVLLLVASETGHVYTFATRKLQPMITSETGKALIQTCLNSPDSPPRSDPTTDQRMSATGFEEPDLTYQVSESDSSGETKDTLKPAFTVTNLPGTTSTIQTAPSTSTTMQVSSGPSFPITNYLAPVSASVSPSAVSSANGTVLKSTGSGPVSSGGLMQLPTSFTLMPGGAVAQQVPVQAIHVHQAPQQASPSRDSSTDLTQTSSSGTVTLPATIMTSSVPTTVGGHMMYPSPHAVMYAPTSGLADGSLTVLNAFPQAPSTMQVSHSQVQEPGGVPQVFLTAPSGTVQIPVSAVQLHQMAVIGQQAGSSSNLTELQVVNLDATHSTKSE; encoded by the exons ATGTTACCGAGCCAAGCTGGGGCAGCGGCGGCTCTGGGCCGGGGCTCGGCCCTGGGGGGCAGCCTGAACCGGACCCCGACGGGGCGGccgagcggcggcggcggcggcgggactCGCGGGGCGAACGGGGGCCGGGTCCCCGGGAACGGCGCGGGGCTCGGCCAGAGTCGTCTGGAGCGGGAGGCTGCAGCGGCAGCGGCGCCCACCGCCGGGGCCCTCTACAGCGGCAGCGAGGGCGACTCTGAGTCCGgcgaggaggaggagctgggcgCCGAGCGGCGCGGCCTCAAGCGGAGTCTGAGCGAGATGGAGCTCGGCGTTGTGGTCGGTGGGCCTGAGGCGGCGGCGGCCGCCGCCGGGGGCTACGGGACGGTGAGCGGCGCGGTGAGCGGGGCCAAGCCGGGGAAGAAGACCCGGGGCCGCGTGAAGATCAAGATGGAGTTCATCGACAACAAGCTGCGGCGCTACACGACCTTCAGCAAAAGGAAGACGGGCATCATGAAGAAG GCCTATGAGCTGTCCACGCTGACAGGGACACAGGTGCTGTTGCTGGTGGCCAGTGAGACAGGCCATGTGTATACCTTTGCCACCCGCAAACTGCAGCCCATGATCACCAGTGAGACCGGCAAGGCGCTGATTCAGACCTGCCTCAACTCGCCAGACTCTCCACCCCGCTCAGACCCCACCACAGACCAGAGAATGAGTGCCACTGGCTTTGAAGAGCCAGATCTCACCTACCAGGTGTCGGAATCTGACAGCAGTGGGGAAACCAag GACACACTGAAGCCAGCATTCACAGTCACCAACCTGCCGGGCACCACCTCCACAATCCAAACAGCGCCCAGCACCTCTACCACCATGCAAGTCAGCAGCGGCCCCTCCTTCCCCATCACCAACTACCTGGCACCAGTGTCTGCTAGTGTCAGCCCCAGCGCTGTCAGCAGTGCCAACGGGACTGTGCTCAAGAGTACAGGCAGCGGCCCTGTCTCCTCTGGGGGCCTGATGCAGCTGCCTACCAGCTTCACCCTCATGCCTG GTGGGGCAGTGGCCCAGCAGGTCCCTGTGCAGGCCATTCATGTGCACCAGGCCCCACAGCAAGCGTCTCCCTCTCGTGACAGCAGCACAGACCTCACGCAGACCTCCTCCAGCGGGACAG tgaCGTTGCCCGCCACCATCATGACGTCGTCTGTACCCACAACTGTGGGTGGCCACATGATGTACCCTAGTCCCCATGCAGTGATGTATGCCCCCACCTCGGGCCTGGCTGATGGCAGCCTCACCGTGCTCAATGCCTTCCCTCAGGCACCATCCACCATGCAGGTGTCCCACAGCCAGGTCCAGGAGCCAG GTGGTGTCCCGCAGGTGTTCCTGACAGCACCGTCTGGGACCGTGCAGATCCCTGTTTCTGCAGTTCAGCTTCACCAG atggctgtgataGGGCAGCAAGCTGGGAGCAGCAGCAACCTCACCGAGCTACAGGTGGTGAACTTGGACGCCACCCACAGCACCAAGAGTGAATGA
- the Srf gene encoding serum response factor isoform X2 — protein MLPSQAGAAAALGRGSALGGSLNRTPTGRPSGGGGGGTRGANGGRVPGNGAGLGQSRLEREAAAAAAPTAGALYSGSEGDSESGEEEELGAERRGLKRSLSEMELGVVVGGPEAAAAAAGGYGTVSGAVSGAKPGKKTRGRVKIKMEFIDNKLRRYTTFSKRKTGIMKKAYELSTLTGTQVLLLVASETGHVYTFATRKLQPMITSETGKALIQTCLNSPDSPPRSDPTTDQRMSATGFEEPDLTYQVSESDSSGETKDTLKPAFTVTNLPGTTSTIQTAPSTSTTMQVSSGPSFPITNYLAPVSASVSPSAVSSANGTVLKSTGSGPVSSGGLMQLPTSFTLMPGGAVAQQVPVQAIHVHQAPQQASPSRDSSTDLTQTSSSGTGGVPQVFLTAPSGTVQIPVSAVQLHQMAVIGQQAGSSSNLTELQVVNLDATHSTKSE, from the exons ATGTTACCGAGCCAAGCTGGGGCAGCGGCGGCTCTGGGCCGGGGCTCGGCCCTGGGGGGCAGCCTGAACCGGACCCCGACGGGGCGGccgagcggcggcggcggcggcgggactCGCGGGGCGAACGGGGGCCGGGTCCCCGGGAACGGCGCGGGGCTCGGCCAGAGTCGTCTGGAGCGGGAGGCTGCAGCGGCAGCGGCGCCCACCGCCGGGGCCCTCTACAGCGGCAGCGAGGGCGACTCTGAGTCCGgcgaggaggaggagctgggcgCCGAGCGGCGCGGCCTCAAGCGGAGTCTGAGCGAGATGGAGCTCGGCGTTGTGGTCGGTGGGCCTGAGGCGGCGGCGGCCGCCGCCGGGGGCTACGGGACGGTGAGCGGCGCGGTGAGCGGGGCCAAGCCGGGGAAGAAGACCCGGGGCCGCGTGAAGATCAAGATGGAGTTCATCGACAACAAGCTGCGGCGCTACACGACCTTCAGCAAAAGGAAGACGGGCATCATGAAGAAG GCCTATGAGCTGTCCACGCTGACAGGGACACAGGTGCTGTTGCTGGTGGCCAGTGAGACAGGCCATGTGTATACCTTTGCCACCCGCAAACTGCAGCCCATGATCACCAGTGAGACCGGCAAGGCGCTGATTCAGACCTGCCTCAACTCGCCAGACTCTCCACCCCGCTCAGACCCCACCACAGACCAGAGAATGAGTGCCACTGGCTTTGAAGAGCCAGATCTCACCTACCAGGTGTCGGAATCTGACAGCAGTGGGGAAACCAag GACACACTGAAGCCAGCATTCACAGTCACCAACCTGCCGGGCACCACCTCCACAATCCAAACAGCGCCCAGCACCTCTACCACCATGCAAGTCAGCAGCGGCCCCTCCTTCCCCATCACCAACTACCTGGCACCAGTGTCTGCTAGTGTCAGCCCCAGCGCTGTCAGCAGTGCCAACGGGACTGTGCTCAAGAGTACAGGCAGCGGCCCTGTCTCCTCTGGGGGCCTGATGCAGCTGCCTACCAGCTTCACCCTCATGCCTG GTGGGGCAGTGGCCCAGCAGGTCCCTGTGCAGGCCATTCATGTGCACCAGGCCCCACAGCAAGCGTCTCCCTCTCGTGACAGCAGCACAGACCTCACGCAGACCTCCTCCAGCGGGACAG GTGGTGTCCCGCAGGTGTTCCTGACAGCACCGTCTGGGACCGTGCAGATCCCTGTTTCTGCAGTTCAGCTTCACCAG atggctgtgataGGGCAGCAAGCTGGGAGCAGCAGCAACCTCACCGAGCTACAGGTGGTGAACTTGGACGCCACCCACAGCACCAAGAGTGAATGA